The Triticum aestivum cultivar Chinese Spring chromosome 5A, IWGSC CS RefSeq v2.1, whole genome shotgun sequence genomic sequence aaacggaaagagggtttcgatacgaagatctaggcgcttgaatcgcctgattccgactaacgagagaaaagataaacagaaactaagaccggatcaaaaatcgcgatcgagaaaaactcgcggaataaatccgataaaagaaatctgacgaacagactaacgaaagagcgttcgttagctgtaactaacgggcgaaaacccgttcgttaaaacgaacgtacggacgaacgtccgctaactagaagaaccgagaaaaaccagTGATCcgaaaaaaacgaatctagggttttctgaaaaaacaaacggttttagaaagaaaaaccggcggcggatccggcggctacctccggcggggctccggcgaggcgagggcggcggctcacggcggcggcggcaggcggcagcggcgggcgacgcggtggtggctgcggggcggctgcggtggcggtggcaggcggcgacggcggcagacGGCACGGGCGGCGCGGTGGTGGCTGCGGGGCGACTACGGTGGTGGTGGGGGGGCTCGGCGGCGGGCTttaaagggggggggcggcggcttgcttgggcgagggggcaccCGGGGAGGAGTCCGAGTCGGActctcctcggcgtccgtgccagGCACGGcgacgcgggcgagggaggcggtggcacgggtgggccggcctggctcggctgggccttaggcccagtccgGCGTGGGAACCTTTTTTTAAACAAAttttcgccgaccgaaataaaatcctagaaaaataaaaaaaatctaaaaaatgccaaaacaaattttcaccgtctaaataaaatatttagaacgggatgaacattttcttggccctaaaatgcaattttgaaaatgtgcaatttttctaatgcaaataaaatccgaataaaatcaaataaaatcaaataaatgattttaatatttttcctcgaatatttcaattattttggagaagtcatagtatctcctctcatttattttaatgtgaaatattttccggagagaaaaataattaaaatcaaaaatcctcgtttcaatatttgataaaaatcaaatatgaaaacagggaaatccccaactctctccgagggtccttgagttgcttaggatttttgaggatcgcgagacgaaaagcaaatgaaatatgatatgcatggatgactatgtataacattccaaattgaaaatttgggttgTTACAAATATATGTGGGAATGGACTGGGCAATGGATTTTATGAACACGGCTTTACCACCTAGAGAAGGAAAGCCCCATAAAGTCATATGTTTGATCAACTTTTGTTGAAAGTTTTGAAACTTCCCTTTGGACATACACCCATCCGGAGTTGGAAGCCCCAAGTACTTTTCTTCAAAGTGCAAGTTTTCAATCTACAAGGTTGTTCTAACCTCATCCTGATGCACAATATGGCATGAGTCTCCAAACAAGATAGATCATTTCGCATGGTTTAACAATTGACCTGTGGCCGTAACATAGGTATTCAAAATATTTCTCACGTGCATGGCCTGTTCATACTTTGCTTCAAAGAATAAGAGAGTATCATACCAAAAAAAAAGGACATGTAAGATGAAAATATCATGTTTTCATAAGATCGCTTGAAAGGCTTCCTCACCGTCTCAGATGCCTCTTGTGCAACCAAAGTGTAGAAACTATCGACCACATCATGGTTCAATGCCCTTCCACCCATAAAGTCTGGTTTGATCTGCTATGGAGGCGAGGTCTATCATCGCTCACCCCCACTATTGATGATTCGACTTGTGTGTGGTGGCGTGCCTATGAGGCGAGGGTTCCAGGTGTTCGGCAAAAGAATACCATGGCAATCCTCATCGTTGGgtctgaaggaaatacgccctagaggcaataaaaaagttgttattttacagttccttatatcatgataaatgttttttattcatgctagaattgtattaaccggaaacttgatatatgtgtggatacattgacaaaacatcgtgtccctagtaagcctctactagactagctcgttaattaaagatggttaagtttcctaaccatagacacgtgttgttattttatgaatgggatcacatcattaggagaatgatttgatggacaagacccatccgttagcttagcataatgatcgttaagtttattgatattgctttcttcatgacttatatatatatatattcctttgactatgagattatgcaactcccgaataccggaggaataccttgtgtgctatcaaacgtcacaacgtaactgggtgattataaagatgctctataggtatctccgaaggtgtttgttgggttggcatagatcgagattaggatttgtcactctgagtatcggagaggtatcttcgggccctctcggtaatgcacatcataataagccttgcaagcaatgtgaataatgcgttagttgcgggatgatgcattacagaacgagtaaagagacttgccggtaacgagattgaactaggtatgaagatacgggcgatcgaatctcgggcaagtaacataccgatgactagGGGAATAACATATGTTCTCATTACGGTATGAAcgataaagatatttgtagaatatgtgggaaccaatatgagcatccaggttccattgttggttattaaccggagaggtgtcgtggtcatgtctacatagttctcgaacccatagggtccgcacgtttaacattcgatgacgattttgtattacatgagttatgtgatttggtgaccgaatgttgttcggagtcccggatgagatcacggacatgccgagcagtctcaaaatggtcgagaggtaaagactcatatataggacgatagtattcggacatcggaagtgttcggggggtaccgggtacgtatcaggtcaacggaaggggttccgggcaacccccggcaaactatatgggacTAATGGGCCtagagagggacagaccagcccctaaggggacGGTGCACCCCCTATAGGCCGAAATAGGAgggaaaggaaaggagggaagggagaaggaaaggggaggattcggcctccccctttccttcccctccccctctctttccttccccctccgatgcatatggaaggggggagcccgacttggaggaggcgcccaagtaggatccctcctacttgtggcgccccttgttgctcccctccctctcccacctatatatatggcggggggcaccgctagaacacacaacattgattcctagccgtgtgcggcgcccccctccacagtttacgccttcggtcatattgtcgtagtgcttaggcgaagccctgcacggattacttcaccatcaccatcaccacaccgtcgtgctaacgaaactctccctcgatactttgccggatcaagagtttgagggacgtcatcgagctgaacgtgtgcataacttggaggtgtcgtacgttcggtgcttgatcggtcggaacgagaagaagttcgactacatcaaccgtgttgtgaaacgcttccgctttcggtctatgagggcacgccgaacacactctccccctctcgttgctatgcatctccttgatagatcttgcatgagcgtaagtatttttttgaaattgcatgctacgtttcccaacagggtCTAAAAAGCTATAGCCGGAGCGCAATGCTCAAGTATTCGAAGGGATGGCGCTTAGGAACTTATCCTTGGAGGAATTGTTGTTGTGGTAGACGGCAATGCGGTCAACAGACAGGGTTAAGGAGTAGGTTTATTCCTTGTCAACATCGGTCTTGTTAGTACTACTTCCgtttcaaaataattgaagttcaATCTGATTTGATACAATTCAAACTTCATTAAATTGACCAAGTTTATATGAAAGTATATCAACACCTACAACACCAAATTTGCTTCATTAGATTCATCACGAAATACATTTTGATATCATATATACTTGATATTGTAGTTCTTTGCAAACATTtccataaatttggtcaaactttaacaAACTTGACTTAGGATAAAACTTCAATTATTTGTAGCTGACCCAATGCCTGTAATTAACTCTTTTCTGTAGACCGTGTTAGTTCTAAAACATCATGTATGGAGGGCACACAAGAGGAGAAGAATCCACGGAGGACACAACATGCATGTGACCAAGGTTAGATTTTGCAGCcaagtgcgtgcgtgcgtgcgtgcgtactCAAGTTAGTTGCCAGAGCACAAAATGTAGGTTAAACTGGTCACCGGAGCAGGCTAAATTATGTGGAGTAACCGAGTAAGCAGTTCCAGAGACTGTCTATTTTAGTAACCCCGCAGCAAGCGCAGAGTTAGACCAGCCTACCTAATTACCAGCATGACACAACCAACGTAACCGACCATGCAGCTCAGCCGTGAAAAACAACCGTGAAATTACACCTCCCAGTCAAAAGCTATATTTAGCACCCATGCAACGTTGACCAGCCAAGATGAATCTGGTTCACTACAGAGTGAAAAAAAATCCATTTACTTACTTATCATATGATTGTAACCGGTAATTAATTAACCAGGGTAGTGGTGTTTTTCAGTTCATTAATAATTTATTTACGGGCAGGGTGCATCCGCATCCGCGCCCTAAACCAGAAAGTCAGAAACGACTCTACGTGTAACCCGCGGGGGCCGGGTCAGGCCGACACGGACGTGGATCCGGTCAAGGCCGGGGACGGACGGCCGGGGGCGCCTCCACGCGCGCCATCGGACGGCCCGCGCGCCCCCATATCCCCCGCCGCCGCGTGCTTTATTTAGCCACCTCCCTCCCCCCTGCCGCGAGCTGCTACTGCTCCTCCCTCCTCCaccctcctccgcctcttcttccctcCCCTTGCCTCCAAATTGTCTCCGTCGGAGGCGCCCGGGCACGCACGCGCGCGGAGAGGTTTGGTTTTGCGGCCACCATGCAGGCGGCGACGGTGGCAGCGGCGGCCAACGGCGGGGGCGACGTGCAGAAGCAGCAGCAGGTGGGGGCGGCGCCGctcccggcggtggcggcgctggcgCCGCCGCCCCATTGGGTGGCCATGCCGTTCGCGCCGCCGGGCGCCGCGGCCATGGTGGTGCCGCACCAGATGGCGCCGGCGCCGCCCCACCAGTTCGCGCCGCACTTCGTGCCGTTCCAcgccgtcgcgccgccgcccccgccgctgcAGCCGCGCCCGGCGCACGTCGCCATGGGCTCGCCCGCCCCCGCCGCGCAGCCCGGCCAGGAGGAGAACAAGACCATCTGGGTCGGCGACCTCCATTACTGGATGGACGAGAACTACCTCCACACCTGCTTCGGCTACACCGGCGAGGTGAGCACGCCCGCCTCCCTTCCTCCTCCCCCAACCCCAGATCTCGCCCACGTCCACGCCGCCCCCGAGCCAAAGCTGCCAAAAAGAGACACACCGTCTCCCTTTCGCATACCCCACTGACTAGGAACCCTTTTCTTGGATGTGACAAGCCCGCGAGATACACTGAATGTGTGGTTAAATCACGCCCCATCCCACGAAAAATGGCGACAGGTTCCAGAGGCGCGATTCGTCTCTCGGGTCGCGCGAggtcgggggagagagagagagagtggcggATCTTAACAAAGACTGGGTAGAGGCCTATAGTTGCAGGCCTGCAGTGGGTAGCGCAGAACGCAGACGCGGGCAGCAGTACAAATGATTGGGTCACTGTGCGGAAAGAGGAAATGGGCGAGCAACCGCTGGGCACCCCGGGAGGCGTGGATCTGCGGCCGGAAACTGGAAAACCGCAGTCCCCTAGATTGGCTGAGGCAACGCAAGATACCCCCTATCCTTTCCTGCGCTGGTCATGGGGATATGCTTGGTCTGATGTGCCAGGTTGCCTACCTCGTAACGGCAGGATTCCTGGCGCACCATGGCCGTACATCTGTTTCGCCCCTCATTGGCCCGTTTTCAGTTTGGCAGCGTTGGGGATTGGGATGTGCTGATTAGGTGCGTGCTTCTTCTATGTAGAAACTAGCCGATCTACTTCTTGGCAGAAAAGGAGGACATTTACATTTTCTCAAACTACACTCAAACCAGTTAGAGTTAGGGCTTTACACTTTAGAAGAACTGAGCTCTGAATATTCAACTATTGTGATAGAAAATGAGGGTTTCTGCTTGAATGGGAGTAGCACCTTTTGCTCTTCCATTTTCGTGTCCACTAACATAGTAAATGTCATCAAGCTGAGCTTACAAACGATTCCTTTATAGGCTCCAGTTTCATGTACTGTCTGTCTTTGCTGCACTTCCATTTTCATCATTTTGTAGCAGCTAAAACGTGGTGCGACGTTGTCACCTCCAGAACAATGGAGAAAAGACTTGATGACACATGGGGTTTATATGAGGACAAAAATGCTCATCGTTTTTAGCAGCGTTAAACCGAACGTTTTGCTGGGCTGTTTCGCCGGCCTGTGTCTTGACAATTGAAATTCTGAACTGTCCAGTCAGTTGAGGAACATAGACTGCATTGCAATGTGTCTTCTTATGCAATTTACAGCTCTTACTATCCAAGCTCAAACTTGTACTGATGTGTATGAATATGATGTAGGTTGTCGCAATCAAGGTTATTCGTAATAAGCAAACCGGGCAATCAGAAGGATATGGATTTGTAGAGTTCTACAGTCATGCTGCAGCTGAAAAAGTACTTGATGGTTTTGCTGGGCATATAATGCCAAATACTGACCAACCTTTTAGGATAAACTGGGCATCATTTAGCATGGGGGATAGGCGTTCAGACATTGCTTCAGATCATTCCATATTTGTAGGCGATCTTGCCTCTGATGTCAATGATACTGCATTGCTAGAGACTTTCTCCAGCAGGTACTCCTCTGTCAAAGGTGCAAAAGTTGTTATTGATGCTAACACTGGTAGATCCAAGGGCTATGGCTTTGTGCGGTTTGGAGATGATAGTGAGAAGACAAACGCCATGACCGAGATGAATGGAGTGTATTGCTCAACTAGGCCCATGAGGATTGGCCCTGCAACTCCCAGAAAATCTTCAGGTTGGTTAACAAGTTTCTCAGTTCCTATGTGCTCTGAATTAATTATTGGCCCAACTGAATGGAGGTTCCTTGATTTGGTTGTGTTCTTTCCCTGTTAATTTACGTTTTCTTTTGAGATAGTCTGAAACTAAATCCACACAACCCTCTACCTATATGCAAACATATGAGCCTGGCTGTTGTATTACTGATGGGGCGAGATTCCAATGATTTTAAAACGTGGTTAAAGGGGAAAGTTCCCTCCCTTAACTGTTCGTTATTTAGGTAGAAATGAGACCTTCCTGTGGATCGAATGCGGGTGGGCTAGCTTACACCCATAAGCTCTAGCCATCCGAGCTAGCGCTGATTCCAATGATTTTGATTTTAACCATTCGTAGAAGTTCTGGTTTCTAGGTGGGACTACTTTTAGTTAGTTCCCTGCTCTTTAGCATCTCTTTGCCACTTTAACTTGAAATTTTCACTTGTACTTTATCACACATCTGGACTTGTTTACATTCAGCATTTGTTTGGGAGGGAGATTCGTTCAGAATATAGTTCACACTTAACACTATCTATGTTAGAAAACTGTTTTTGCTCTGCATTCATGCCTTGCTGATTTTCCGCACTACCTTTTTGGAAAGTGGGTTTGTATTTGTGATAATGACATAAGTTCAT encodes the following:
- the LOC123104011 gene encoding polyadenylate-binding protein RBP47 yields the protein MQAATVAAAANGGGDVQKQQQVGAAPLPAVAALAPPPHWVAMPFAPPGAAAMVVPHQMAPAPPHQFAPHFVPFHAVAPPPPPLQPRPAHVAMGSPAPAAQPGQEENKTIWVGDLHYWMDENYLHTCFGYTGEVVAIKVIRNKQTGQSEGYGFVEFYSHAAAEKVLDGFAGHIMPNTDQPFRINWASFSMGDRRSDIASDHSIFVGDLASDVNDTALLETFSSRYSSVKGAKVVIDANTGRSKGYGFVRFGDDSEKTNAMTEMNGVYCSTRPMRIGPATPRKSSGTSGSTGSSARSDRDLTNTTVFVGGLDPNVSEDDLKQTFSQYGEISSVKIPVGKQCGFVQFLQRKNAEDALQGLNGSTIGKQTVRLSWGRNPANKQLRSDNGNQWNNGMYYAPSPFYNGYGYPAAPFPDPGMYAAAYGAYPVYGNQQQVS